The Perca fluviatilis chromosome 24, GENO_Pfluv_1.0, whole genome shotgun sequence genome has a window encoding:
- the stk24b gene encoding serine/threonine-protein kinase 24 has translation MAHSPVQGNLPGMQNTKADPEELFTKLERIGKGSFGEVFKGIDNRTQKVVAIKTIDLEEAEDEIEDIQQEITVLSQCDSPFVTKYYGSYLKDTKLWIIMEYLGGGSALDLMEPGALDETQIATILREILKGLEYLHSEKKIHRDIKAANVLLSEQGEVKLADFGVAGQLTDTQIKRNTFVGTPFWMAPEVIKQSAYDSKADIWSLGITAIELAKGEPPHSELHPMKVLFLIPKNNPPTLEGNYSKPLKEFIEACLNKEPSFRPTAKELLKHKLIVRHAKKTSYLTELVDKYKRWKAEQSRTAESSSDESDSEQDGQASGGNNFGSDDWIFTIREKDPKKLQNGEGQSGTTDQTKDIPKRPYSQSLATVISPALAELKARQEQVNGNPMVLDELREAILLAEEAYPGISDSLVAHMVHRLQSFSTSRTSSSSSP, from the exons ATGGCCCATTCTCCTGTTCAGGGTAACCTGCCGGGGATGCAG AATACCAAAGCTGACCCGGAGGAGCTGTTCACCAAGCTGGAGCGTATTGGCAAGGGTTCGTTTGGCGAGGTGTTCAAAGGCATCGACAATCGCACCCAGAAAGTAGTGGCCATCAAGACCATAGACCTGGAGGAAGCAGAGGACGAGATCGAAGACATTCAGCAGGAGATCACAGTGCTGAGCCAGTGCGACAGCCCCTTTGTCACCAAGTACTACGGCTCATACCTGAAG GACACAAAGCTATGGATCATTATGGAGTATTTAGGTGGAGGCTCAGCATTAGATTTG ATGGAGCCCGGAGCTCTGGATGAGACCCAGATCGCCACGATCCTAAGAGAGATCCTCAAGGGCCTGGAGTATCTGCACTCTGAGAAGAAGATCCACAGGGATATCAAAG CCGCCAACGTGCTGCTGTCCGAGCAAGGAGAGGTGAAGCTGGCAGATTTTGGCGTGGCGGGACAGCTCACCGACACTCAGATCAAACGCAACACCTTTGTTGGCACACCCTTCTGGATGGCCCCCGAGGTCATCAAACAGTCGGCTTATGACTCAAAG GCTGATATCTGGTCTCTGGGCATCACAGCCATCGAGCTGGCGAAAGGCGAGCCGCCCCACTCGGAGCTCCACCCCATGAAGGTTTTATTCCTCATCCCAAAGAACAACCCGCCCACGCTGGAGGGCAACTACAGCAAACCGCTCAAGGAGTTCATCGAGGCCTGTCTAAACAAAGAGCCCAGTTTT AGGCCAACTGCCAAAGAGCTGTTGAAGCATAAGCTGATCGTCCGCCACGCGAAAAAGACCTCCTACCTGACTGAGCTGGTGGACAAGTACAAGAGGTGGAAGGCAGAGCAGTCTAGAACCGCAGAGTCCAGTTCGGATGAGTCTGACTC agagcaggATGGCCAGGCGTCGGGCGGGAACAACTTTGGCAGTGATGACTGGATCTTCACCATCCGGGAGAAGGACCCCAAGAAGCTGCAGAATGGGGAGGGACAGTCGGGGACAACAGACCAG acTAAAGACATTCCAAAGAGGCCTTATTCACAGAGCCTGGCCACAGTCATCTCTCCTGCATTAGCTGAG CTAAAGGCGAGACAGGAGCAGGTGAACGGGAACCCCATGGTCCTGGATGAGCTGAGGGAGGCCATCTTGCTGGCTGAGGAGGCCTACCCCGGCATCTCCGATTCCCTGGTGGCTCACATGGTCCACAGGCTCCAGAG TTTCTCCACAAGCAGgacgtcctcctcctcctccccctaa